One Miscanthus floridulus cultivar M001 unplaced genomic scaffold, ASM1932011v1 fs_788_1_2, whole genome shotgun sequence genomic window, CTGGGCAATTTGGAAGGTGTGGAATGATCTAATCTTTAGACAGGAAAACCCAACCATCCAGCTGACTAAGAACAATTTCAGAGGTGAATTTCAGCTCTTGCTTCTAAGGGCGAAAAGAAGATACTTCCCTTGGATTGAACAATGGATTGCAAATCTAGCTTAGCCAGATTTctagcagtgcttgcactgatctttcTTGTAACCTTTCTTGTCTCTTAGGCCGGTGTGCCCCTATGCCCCTGTTTTGCTTTGCTTTGTTTATCTGTACTCCCAAACTTTTGGCTTTAATTAATTAACATTGCTGTAGGGGTGCAAACCCCTCCAGTTCctttcaaaaaaagaagaagaaggtacCATGGAGCACTTCCAATTCTACTAGGAAGATCTAGATTTGAAATGACAAATCTAAACTAACACTTCAGTTGGCCTCAGGGGTTTAATGGGCCCAGTAATGCACTGGTGCTGACCTCATTTCCTATATCACATCACTGGCTGTTGAGTCCTAGGGTTCACACAATCACACTATCTTCTCAACGATGGGAGAACTACCCTTATGAAGCCTTCAACGATGAAAGCTGGATATACCTCTTGTTGTAGACAATTGTTTGGCTTTGTAATGAAAGGCTGAAGCTGGTTAATATGATTTAAGATTGTTCTGACTTACTGGGCCTTTAAGCATGCATTGTTTCTTCTGGTATAATACTAAGAATAGTACCCCATATTTACTGAAGCATGTTCTTGTGTGGTTCAAAAATTTTACAATACATACTCAATAAGTTCATATAATATACTTGTCCCCGTCACAAATTTTAAGtcgttttagttttttttagataCACAGGTTTTTATTAGCACCTAAATATATGATATATCTAGATTGataatgaaactatatatatagaAGAGTAAAATATAGGTCCATATGATTCCATAGCAATTTCTGCCATACGAAGTAATTTGGTGTCCCATGCTTATGTCTGGGGTTGTCTCTTCTTGTCCCCCAATATGAGAAGGTCTTCTTAGTAAAATGACTAGAGGTTGTCTTTACCCTCCTCAGGTCGAGTTTGTTCTATTTTCGCATATGCAACAAAAATCTAACGAGGGCTGCTCCCATGCTTGTGTTCTGATATAATCTCTTTATTTTTAACACAAACATGTGCAGTTTTGTGCGTATTATTCAAGTAAACAAACGAAGGCCAGTAGAATGGTCAAATCGTTTTAATCATGATGCTCTTACCGGTAACATTCCATCCAGTGTACGTGAACATTTTGGAGCCAAGTCAGAGGTCTCTGTTTTTCTGTGATCAGTAAAGTGATATTGTTTGTCACATTGTCTCGGTATCTTAATAAAGATTTCAGTTTTATGGTTCTTGCCTTGGTAGCATCACAACCGGACCATCTCAGAGACATGTGATTTTGAGTAGACCTACCTAGGCTTCTGGTTCCGGCAATCTCCATGGACATGACAAATGCCACAAACACACTGTAGCCGCGTAGCTTGGCCTAAAAAAAGGGGCTGTTTGACCTGCGTTTTGCACAGGGCTAACCCCAAAGCTCAGGTCAACGAGCTGCTGGTCTTGGGGACAGCAACTGATACAGTGATACCTTTGCTGTGCCATGAAAAGAATTGAAAAGTAGTATAAtttttcaaacaaaaaaaaaagaattgaaaGGTATGATTTGTTGGCCTGGAGAAAGCTTGGAGGAGGAGAGAAATCAGAAATGGTGGCATGCAGTCCTATTTACTATGCCAGGCCAGCAGAATGCCTGAACTCAACGGCCGAGGCGCTGCCTCCGCTTCCCTCCAAATGTTGCGCTCCCGAGCTCTCCTCGGCAGCCTCCCACCCCGACAACTCCTCCCAGCCTCCAACCACCCAGAGCGCAGAACTCGTAACCCAAGGCAAGCGCACCGCCATTGCCTCGCCCCGTCCCGCTCCGGCGCCCGTTCGCCCACCGCCAGCATGCACAGGCTCGCCCCGGCCCGGTTGTCGTGCTGAGACGTACTTGCGAGACTACTGATCGAGAGTACATACCAAACGACGCCAACGTGGCGACGTCGGCGAGGAAGATGAGCCAGCTCCCTGCCCCGGCCAGCCGGCTGTGGGAGGCGAGCATCCGCAAGCTCCAGACCATCCGCCGCGCGACGACGACAGCGGGGCCGGTCCCCGACGGCGCCGACggcgtggccgccgccgccctcacgATGCCCAGCCTCCTCCACGTCAGCTCCTCCGCGTCCAGCACCATCTACCAGTACCACCACGAGGACGGCGAGGACAGCGACACCAGCACCGACGGCGGCAACGACTCGGACGGCGCCAGCGAGGAGGAGGACGCCGCGGCGCTCGGCGAGCCCACGCAAGCGGAGCAGCTGCTGCCCAGCGGGGACTTCTACCAGGGCGACCTGCGCGGGGAGCTCCCGCACGGCGCGGGCAAGTTCCTCTGGACCGACGGCAGCATGTACGAGGGAGCCTGGCGCCGCGGCCGCGCGTCGGGGCGCGGAAAGTTCTCCTGGACCTCCGGTGCCACCTACGAGGGCGACTTCGCCGGCGGGTACATGCACGGCCAGGGCACCTACATCGGCGAGTTCGGGGACACCTTCGCGGGGCTCTGGGCCAACAACCTCCGCCACGGCCGGGGCACGCAGGCGTACGCCAACGGGGACGTCTACGACGGCCACTGGCGCGACGGCCTGCAGGACGGCCACGGCCGCTACATCTGGCGCCACGGCCACGAGTACATCGGCACCTGGAGGGCCGGCGACATGCACGGCTGCGGGACCGTTATCTGGGCCGACGGCGACCGCTACGACGGCGCGTGGGAGGACACCAGGCCCAAGGGCCAGGGCACCTTCCGGTGGGCTGACGGCGGGATGTACATCGGCACCTGGTGCGAGGAGGCCGGCGCCGTGCACGCCGACGGCGTCTACTACCCGCCGTCCGGTGGCCCCGCCGTGCCCGTGCCCCGCGAGCCCTGCGACCCCATCACGGCGCTGCTCCAGGAGCTGGAGGTGTGCGAGGGCAAGACGGCGTCGCTGATGCCGTCGCAGAAGGTCCTGACATGGCCAGGGGTGGAGGCCGTGCAGAAGAAGCCAGTGTGGCGGCCGCCCAAGGTGAGCCCTGACCAAGGAAGGAGGTCCAGCGTGAGCAGGAGGAGCAGCGCGTCGCTGGACCTGGACATCCTGCAGGCCGCCGCCGAGGGTGGCGACAGCGAGGAGGCGCGCGCGGACAGGTCGTGCCTGCGGACGTCGTCGTGCATGCGCACGCCGCCGAGGCCGGGGAAGAAGCAGGGGGAGACTATCTCCAAGGGGCACAGGAACTACGAGCTCATGCTCAACCTGCAGCTTGGCATCAGGTGTGTAAGTGTTCTAGTCTGCTTCTCTTGGCCACCAGAACGTGTATGCCATTGTGTGCTTCGCGGTTTGAGCGCTATATATTTATTAGCTTCTGATCATCTGATGCATTGCTGCTTTCTGAATCTCTGAATCTGATTGAAATTATTCAATTGAAATTGTCATTCATCTTCTCAATTTTGGAAACTGGAACAACACACAGGCACGCTGTCGGAAGGCAGTCAGCGCCAACTACGCTGGATCTCAAGTCATCAGCATTTGATCCAAAAGAGAAGGTCTGGACAAGATTTCCTCCTGAAGGATCAAAGCATACTCCTCCTCACCAATCATGTGATTTTCGGTGGAAAGACTACTGTCCCCTGGTTTTCAGGTCTTTATGATTTATAGTATGGCTTATTAACATTGATGTTGctgatttctttcttctttgctgaAGTAACTGATTTCATATTGTTGCTGCCCCCTGCCTCTACTACGAAACTAAGCTGTTCTTGTGTACTTTGCTCCAGGACTTTGCGCAAGCTCTTCGACGTTGATCCGGCAGACTACATGATCTCCATTTGTGGGGATGAGGCACTCAGGGAACTTTCATCGCCTGGTAAAAGTGGAAGCTTCTTTTACCTCACAAATGATGACAAGTACATGATCAAAACAATGAAGAAGTCAGAAGTTAAAGTGAGATCATTTGATCCATCCACACTACTTTAAAGGTTAACTTAATTACGGGTATATGATTGAACTTGTGTTTTTTTTATGTGAACAGGTACTCCTTAGGATGCTTCCAGCCTATTATAAACACGTCCGTTCTTTGGAAAATACTCTAATAACTAAATTCTTTGGTCTACACTGTGTGAACGTTAAACTTACAGGAGCTATCCAGAAAAAGGTTAGACTGTGATCAGCAACTTGTAATATTCACAGATTTTAAATTTGATGCCTCAGAGTTATCCAACATTTCTAACCAGCCATGAAATGGATTACAGGTCCGGTTTGTTATAATGGGGAATCTTTTCTGCTCCAGCTATGCAATCCATAGGCGCTTCGATTTGAAAGGATCTTCACATGGTCGCATGACAGACAAACCCATCGATCAAATTAGCGAGCACACCACATTGAAGGATCTTGATCTTAATTTCATTTTCCGGCTACCAGGAACTTGGTTTGAGGAATTCTGCAGGTGGACACAACAAATTATTGTACTGGATATGTTTGTTGCTTTCTCCATTTAGTACAATTTAGGAATAACTACATATGTGCAGAAGTTTATAGATGGAAGTTCGATGTGCCAGTCTGTCAATTGAGAATTATGTTCCTAAAATTGTTTCAAAATCACAACTTAACTAAAAGAAACCCAAGCATTCCGTGCACTAATGATTTGTATCTCTTTACAGGCAAGTGGACAAAGATTGTGAATTACTGGAGATGGAGAGGATCATGGATTATAGTCTTTTGGTTGGTATTCACTTCAAGGACAGATGCAAAGATAAGTTAAACGGTGCATGCTTTTCACATGCTTGGAGTTgcaaaaaagttgtagatatatcTGATGATAGGAGACTGAAAAATATATTTGATTGTTACAGACAGCAGCAATGGTGACAACGGGACGTCTCATACTGCTGAAGATTCTGAGGAAAATAGGTAAAATTCAAATAGATTTTATCAAATCACAATTTACTACTGAACATATAGTTTGATCCCTACTTTAAACGtgagccctgttcgcttgaacttatcagcccggcttatcagccatggtacagtatttttctctcacaacaaaacagtatcagtcggcttatcagccgcagcAGGGCGGTGAAAGCTTGTCTGTATTTAACGTAGCTTGCTTGTATATATCATGAAACAATACAAGACAACAACGTGTAAGGATCACATCCACCCTAGCATTGACCTATGATGACTAACATACTAGTTGTGATTTATGCAGaaaaggatcattaaaactggGAATCTGCATGCCCTCAAGGGTGGAGAACGTAGTGAAGAATCCTGAGAGTGAATCTCCGCTCATCGGTGAGCCCACAGGCGAATTCCAGGATGTCATCTTGTTCTTTGGAATCATTGACATCCTGCAGGACTATGATATTAGTAAGAAGCTGGAGCACGCTTACAAATCTATGCAATATGATCCCAACTCAATATCAGCTGTTGACCCGAAGCAATACTGCAAGCGATTCAGGGACTTCATTTTTAAGGCTTTCGCCGACGATGTACAATAACTAGTTAATTGACAAAAGAGGGAACCATTTAACTAAAGCAATTAACAATTCTTTGGCTGATGTTTTTTTTCCCACACAGCAGTATTTCTTTTAGGTAACAAGATTGATACATTGTGTTGTAGATAAACACTTCAATAGTGCAGCAATTTCCCCCTTTTTTCTTGTAGCATTTGTAAATTTTAAACATTTTTTGTGTAATTAGAACTAGAATAACTCTGATTATGTTATGGGAATGGTGTACATACTGCAGTTTTTCGAATTGTATTTTCTTACACTGTGTTCATCTGTGCTATTCTATGTTTTCTTGTGAACCTGTGCTATTCCATGTTATAGTGTCCTTTGTAATGTTTAATTTATCTATCAAGTACAAAGATAATAGGAAAATTTTGCTACGGGACACAAAAAGTGACCTCCCTTTGTTCGTGCACACTGAAAATGGAGCAGTTTGCTGGTGGATACTTTGCTTCTTGCCAAATTTGCTAGTGGACACCGGACCAAATAAAATATTCATTTCTGGCTTTCGAGGAGAGAGAAGATATGTGAAATGTCCTTTATGCCCCTGAacctttcttcttcctcactccctttctgtttttttttcggGCACGGGTGGCCGGCGAGCTAGGCGAAGGTGGTGTGGCTGCGGCCTCAGGCGGCGCCCGTGGCAAGCAGCGAAACATGCTCGCGCCGGGACAGGAGCGGCGGGCAGCAAGACGGTGCCTACGCCCGTGGCCTGCTCGTCCTGCGCGGCGACAAGGCCCGCGCCCCCCAGCCGGCGCGGCGACGGCCAGCTAGCCGGGCGAGGAtgccggtggtggcggtggtagcCAAATCCCCCGCACGTGCCGGCGGCCAGGGGTGGCAGTGCCCTTGTCCTTCCCTCCCATTTCGGTGGCGTCCAGATCCCCCACGCGCGTCGGTGACCAGCGCTGGAGGAGCCCGAGCGGGGCGGCGCAAGGACCGCATGGAAGGGCCTGGGCAGATGGGGACCTTCGCCTAGCCCACCAGCCACCCATGCAAACACCCATGCCCGCGCAGAAGGAGTCCATGTTGTGCCCCGTGTGGCCCCGCACCCATGCCCGTGTCTGCGCCATGCCATGTCCCTGCCATGGGCGCAGCCTCCCCCGCCATGGGCGCCTCGCTGCTAACTCGGGCGCGGGCACCGTCTCGCTGCTCGTCGCTCCTCTCCCGGTGCGAGCACGTCTCGCTGCTCGCCGCGAGCGTGGCCGACGCCACACCACCTTCGCCTAGCTGCCGGCCACTCGTGCACGAAAAAAagggagtgaggaagaagaaagaggcaGGGGCATAAAGGACATTTCATAGCTCCTCTCTCTCTTTGAAAGCCAAAAATGAATATTTTATTGGGTCCAGTGTTGAAAGCCCTAGtatggttttggctaattgatgaaacctatttggactaacctAATTGCTAAGTGTGTGTAGCCAAGAGAGGTTAGGTCCAAGACCAAGTGATGTGGTCAGCGGAGCATTGATGTGATCAGGCAAAGGCTGTCATGTGGTCGGCAAGGCACTATGTGTGGTCTGGCCAAAACTCTTAAGTGGTCGGCTATGatgttcaagtgctccaacttggaaagaagaaagagaaaaactaaaatgggctcaagacaaaggtataattgatagggccattttgtttttggcactcaagacaccatagagggtgtgagtgtgtttaggattgatagtccgtactataaagaggggcaaAATTCAttatgaaatgcggttatcaaagtgtcactagatgttctaactcattgcatatgcatttagattctaagtgagtgctaacacccttaaaaatgctttgaaaatatgctaacacacatgcagaaaggtgatacactttgtgtttagcacttggtaGCAAGGGTGAAGTGATTGAAGAAGAGACAGGGTTCACTGGGGTGGACCGAAGGCTGGTTCCcgtgggaccggacgcgtccggtgcctATCCCTAGGTGTGGGTCAGTCTGCAGGATACTGACCGGACTTGGCGTGAGTCCGGTCATgtgtgatcagacgcgtccggtcgctccgtAAGCTCTCTGGATGCTCTCTGAGTTGAACCAGACGCTGGCGGCGTAGCCCGACCGAACGCGACTGTGGTGAGTCCGGTCATGATGATGTGGCGCCCTAAAATTAGGGCTgagtattgaccggatgctgggcgaGTCTGGTCAGGCTAACCAGACGCGTTCGATCGGGAAAAacactctctggaacctctctaagttggaccggacgctgaggcgttGCGAGTCCTATcagtggaccggatgcgtccggtgcgAGTGCAGTGAGCGTGCGCAAAGGAGCCGTTGCGCGCCAACGGTAACATCAAACGCCTAGGACACATGGCGTCCAATGGGAGATCGGACgctagtgaccggacgcgtccagtgcacCCTGCAGCGCGTCCAGTCAATGCACAGACAACACTTTAATTTGGCCAATAGGTATATAACCTTTGGGGCATCTATAAATAGAAGTTGGCCTGACTTTGGGAGAGATCTCTTGGCATTTTGACATTTTGACATCCTTTTGAGCTAAGCatactccctcccactcatctccttgcttgatagtgcaaatcaaagtgagattgagtgattccaatGTACATTTCTTGAGTGATTGCTATcgagaggcacttggtgattgtgtttcgctatggatttctcttgttactcttggtggttgcctgccacctagacagcttagtGCAGCAGGAGGAGTGTTGGCAAGATTGGTGATTGTTCTTAGGCCACACCcattggtgattgtgaggggttcttatgcGCCTATTCCCCGTGGAAGTTCACAAAAGGTGACTCTAATACATTGCTCATGACATTGAgtgtcctcatcttgtgttggttgtgcagcaccctttGTGGGTTAGGCGGGTGATGcc contains:
- the LOC136533127 gene encoding phosphatidylinositol 4-phosphate 5-kinase 6-like, encoding MSQLPAPASRLWEASIRKLQTIRRATTTAGPVPDGADGVAAAALTMPSLLHVSSSASSTIYQYHHEDGEDSDTSTDGGNDSDGASEEEDAAALGEPTQAEQLLPSGDFYQGDLRGELPHGAGKFLWTDGSMYEGAWRRGRASGRGKFSWTSGATYEGDFAGGYMHGQGTYIGEFGDTFAGLWANNLRHGRGTQAYANGDVYDGHWRDGLQDGHGRYIWRHGHEYIGTWRAGDMHGCGTVIWADGDRYDGAWEDTRPKGQGTFRWADGGMYIGTWCEEAGAVHADGVYYPPSGGPAVPVPREPCDPITALLQELEVCEGKTASLMPSQKVLTWPGVEAVQKKPVWRPPKVSPDQGRRSSVSRRSSASLDLDILQAAAEGGDSEEARADRSCLRTSSCMRTPPRPGKKQGETISKGHRNYELMLNLQLGIRHAVGRQSAPTTLDLKSSAFDPKEKVWTRFPPEGSKHTPPHQSCDFRWKDYCPLVFRTLRKLFDVDPADYMISICGDEALRELSSPGKSGSFFYLTNDDKYMIKTMKKSEVKVLLRMLPAYYKHVRSLENTLITKFFGLHCVNVKLTGAIQKKVRFVIMGNLFCSSYAIHRRFDLKGSSHGRMTDKPIDQISEHTTLKDLDLNFIFRLPGTWFEEFCRQVDKDCELLEMERIMDYSLLVGIHFKDRCKDKLNDSSNGDNGTSHTAEDSEENRKGSLKLGICMPSRVENVVKNPESESPLIGEPTGEFQDVILFFGIIDILQDYDISKKLEHAYKSMQYDPNSISAVDPKQYCKRFRDFIFKAFADDVQ